In Silene latifolia isolate original U9 population chromosome 3, ASM4854445v1, whole genome shotgun sequence, a single window of DNA contains:
- the LOC141647186 gene encoding uncharacterized protein LOC141647186, whose product MRLGFQQNDLDTSAGQSLSGSFRKSSSVFIQDDIFPAQGLEGSFRNSKTGFQQNDMDIYTAQSVDGSFRKSKTGACKSGSGLASANKFVPISKRTYKALKECARNLVDSELFIQSLEDWTLENSLGDSNNGEQYSFNSPFHLDELRQLDFALEGTFFQQLFRMPTSFYGSSDLKEEEYFALEDFLHTLAEGLWRTFWHKSSPLPFFVSCARHPRSRFYSLDKAISKGKVDELSGAALIARAGDDVNAHWDQVVQFALFKPDIMLGNKLGISSNILCEALFYGFHILVSRRLSKTCTFNDSSVFILVLDSKYGAVVKLKGDPRHLEVDLENTYMGVAEWFKHHAEVSVSPVDEIWNKLGNANWGDLGSLQLLLATYYSIVQCGGPPRKSITSLASDHCLRLQKRRIECQLLDTAPENHHSQHYDHSQHYDHSHGEIVELEHDDMNPAIRHQASQLMLQEGDLIHVIDQQQGERTFQVLDSLIDEKSFCFSTVAIENPGQLLTLYVGAHPSRLEPSWEDMSLWYQVQRQTKVLNIFRQAGISSKYLPEIVASGKMLHPGNCLKQNPGEKGEKCDHPWCGTPVLVTFPIGDPLSCIIAQDGPLSCEEVTRCCRDCLAALRSARLANIQHGDISPENVVRVSDVHAQGSSSTTFLYVPVSWGRAVLEERDSAAINLLFSSSHALQHGKLCPSSDVESLVYLLYYLCGGNMQKQQDSIESALHWRQKSWAKRHIQRHLGDVSAILKAFADYVDTLCGTPYPVDYDSWLKRLDKAVNESSDKGKLIEEMAVTMRLEDVAGSSGISENGL is encoded by the exons ATGAGATTAG GTTTTCAGCAGAATGATTTGGATACATCCGCTGGGCAAAGTCTCTCTGGCAGTTTCAGAAAGTCTTCATCTG TTTTTATACAAGATGACATTTTTCCTGCACAAGGATTGGAAGGAAGCTTCAGAAATTCTAAGACTG GCTTCCAACAAAATGATATGGATATATACACAGCACAAAGTGTGGATGGGAGTTTCAGAAAATCAAAAACTG GGGCCTGCAAGAGTGGTTCGGGCTTGGCATCTGCTAACAAGTTTGTACCCATCTCCAAAAGAACATACAAAGCACTAAAGGAATGTGCAAGAAACCTAGTGGACTCTGAACTATTTATACAGAGCCTTGAAGATTGGACATTGGAAAATTCACTTGGAGACTCTAATAATGGTGAGCAATATTCTTTTAACTCGCCTTTCCATCTTGACGAACTGCGCCAGCTGGACTTTGCTTTGGAGGGAACTTTTTTTCAGCAACTTTTCCGGATGCCAACTTCGTTTTACGGCTCCAGTGATCTGAAAGAAGAGGAGTATTTTGCCCTAGAAGACTTTCTTCACACACTTGCTGAGGGTCTATGGCGTACCTTCTGGCATAAGAGTTCACCATTACCCTTTTTTGTGTCATGTGCCCGTCATCCTCGATCAAGGTTCTACTCTTTAGACAAAGCAATATCAAAGGGGAAAGTTGATGAGCTTTCTGGTGCCGCTTTGATAGCAAGAGCCGGGGACGACGTCAATGCCCACTGGGACCAAGTAGTTCAGTTTGCATTATTCAAGCCAGATATAATGCTGGGAAATAAATTGGGTATCTCTTCCAATATTCTTTGTGAAGCTCTTTTCTATGGTTTTCATATACTTGTTTCGAGGAGGCTGAGCAAAACTTGTACCTTTAATGATAGTTCCGTTTTCATTTTGGTTCTGGATTCTAAATATGGAGCAGTAGTGAAGCTAAAGGGCGATCCTCGACACCTTGAAGTTGACTTAGAAAACACTTATATGGGAGTAGCAGAATGGTTTAAGCATCATGCTGAAGTCAGTGTTTCTCCAGTGGACGAAATATGGAATAAACTAGGAAATGCGAATTGGGGTGATCTGGGTAGTCTGCAGCTTCTCTTGGCAACTTATTACTCTATTGTCCAATGTGGTGGCCCACCAAGAAAATCAATCACTTCACTCGCATCAGATCACTGTCTCCGCCTTCAGAAACGAAGAATTGAGTGTCAGCTTTTAGACACTGCACCCGAAAATCATCATTCTCAGCACTATGATCATTCTCAACACTATGATCATTCTCATGGAGAAATTGTGGAACTGGAGCATGATGACATGAATCCTGCTATCAGACATCAAGCATCACAGTTAATGCTTCAAGAGGGCGATCTAATACATGTGATTGATCAGCAGCAAGGTGAAAGGACTTTCCAAGTCCTAGATTCACTTATTGATGAAAAATCTTTTTGTTTTAGTACCGTCGCCATAGAaaatcccggtcaattgttgacATTATATGTGGGGGCCCATCCATCTAGACTGGAACCATCATGGGAAGATATGAGCCTATGGTACCAAGTTCAAAGACAGACCAAGGTTTTAAACATTTTCAGGCAAGCCGGGATTTCAAGCAAATATTTACCCGAGATTGTTGCCTCTGGCAAGATGTTGCACCCGGGAAACTGTTTGAAACAAAACCCGGGTGAGAAAGGTGAGAAATGTGATCATCCCTGGTGTGGAACTCCAGTTCTTGTGACATTCCCGATCGGAGACCCACTCTCATGCATTATTGCCCAAGATGGACCGTTATCTTGCGAGGAGGTGACCCGTTGTTGCCGGGATTGCTTGGCCGCCTTACGAAGTGCCAGGCTCGCGAATATCCAACACGGTGACATATCCCCCGAGAATGTGGTGCGTGTAAGTGATGTCCATGCCCAAGGCTCGAGTAGCACTACCTTCTTGTACGTCCCAGTCTCGTGGGGCCGGGCGGTTTTGGAGGAGCGAGACAGTGCTGCAATAAACTTGCTCTTCTCGTCGTCGCACGCCCTTCAACATGGTAAACTGTGCCCATCATCTGACGTGGAGAGCCTTGTTTACCTCTTGTACTACCTATGCGGTGGCAATATGCAAAAACAACAAGACTCCATAGAATCTGCCCTACACTGGCGGCAGAAGAGTTGGGCCAAGAGACACATTCAGAGGCATCTCGGTGATGTGTCTGCCATTCTCAAGGCGTTTGCTGATTACGTAGACACCCTTTGTGGGACCCCGTATCCAGTTGACTACGACAGTTGGCTTAAGAGATTGGATAAAGCTGTCAATGAGTCGAGTGACAAAGGAAAACTGATTGAAGAAATGGCCGTCACCATGAGACTTGAGGATGTCGCGGGTTCTTCAGGAATCTCTGAAAATGGTTTGTGA